One genomic segment of Pseudomonadota bacterium includes these proteins:
- a CDS encoding thymidine kinase, translated as MAKLYFYYSTMNAGKSTALLQASHNYEERGMRTLLYTAQIDSRDGGRIHSRIGIEREALHFHPALDLHAQISAEHAKSALACVLVDESQFLTPAQVKQLGAVVDELNIPVLCYGLRTDFRGELFPGSAQLLAWADNLVELKTICHCGRKAIMVVRVKADGTAEREGAQIEIGGNERYVPLCRRHFSQALAGAKIPG; from the coding sequence GTGGCCAAGCTGTATTTCTACTACTCGACCATGAACGCAGGCAAATCGACCGCGTTGCTGCAAGCGAGTCACAACTACGAAGAGCGCGGCATGCGCACGCTTCTATACACGGCGCAGATCGATTCGCGCGACGGCGGACGCATCCACTCGCGTATCGGCATCGAGCGCGAGGCACTGCATTTTCATCCGGCGCTCGACCTGCACGCGCAGATTTCGGCGGAGCATGCGAAATCCGCGCTGGCCTGCGTGCTGGTCGACGAATCGCAGTTCCTCACGCCGGCGCAGGTCAAACAACTCGGCGCGGTCGTCGACGAGCTGAACATCCCGGTACTCTGCTACGGCCTGCGCACCGACTTCCGCGGCGAGTTGTTCCCCGGCAGCGCGCAGTTGCTCGCGTGGGCCGACAACCTGGTCGAGCTCAAGACCATCTGCCATTGCGGCCGCAAGGCAATCATGGTGGTCCGTGTCAAGGCCGATGGCACCGCCGAACGCGAGGGTGCGCAGATCGAAATCGGCGGCAACGAGCGGTACGTGCCACTGTGCCGCAGGCATTTTTCGCAAGCTCTTGCGGGCGCAAAGATTCCTGGCTGA
- a CDS encoding nucleoside transporter C-terminal domain-containing protein has translation MLVLQAVLGIAAFVGIAMLFSSNWRRVNWKLVAFAIALQFIICLLLLKAPGIREALQYVNNAVGALGAATQKGTSFVYGYMGGGPPPFEVTNPGFLTTFAFQVLPLVIVMSALSALLWYWKILPIIISGISYLFERALGTRGPAGLVATANIFMGQIEAPLLVRPYLARMSQYELLLIMTAGMATIAGSVMVIYSAMLGAQIQGVLGQLITKSIMSVPAAILFAHVMLPENNDSSQELEKPPRVYESSMDAITRGTSDGLNIYLNILAILIVAIALVALLNGIIGLLPDVAGAPLTMERLAGWVFSPIAWLMGIPWAESQTAGSLLGIKTVLNEFIAYLKMQDLQPGELSEHSKLITLYAVCGFANLSSVGIQISGIGAMCPERRNDLAKLGFRALIAATLASCMCGAVVGIVA, from the coding sequence ATGCTCGTCCTCCAGGCCGTGTTGGGCATTGCGGCGTTCGTCGGCATCGCCATGCTGTTCAGCAGCAACTGGCGGCGCGTCAACTGGAAGCTGGTCGCCTTCGCGATCGCGCTGCAGTTCATCATCTGCCTGCTGCTGCTCAAGGCGCCGGGCATCCGCGAAGCGCTGCAGTACGTGAACAACGCGGTCGGTGCGCTCGGCGCGGCGACGCAAAAAGGCACTTCTTTCGTCTACGGGTACATGGGCGGCGGACCGCCGCCCTTCGAGGTGACGAACCCGGGCTTCCTCACCACCTTCGCGTTCCAGGTGCTGCCGCTGGTCATCGTGATGTCGGCGCTCTCGGCCTTGCTGTGGTACTGGAAAATCCTGCCGATCATCATCAGCGGCATTTCCTATCTGTTCGAGCGCGCGCTCGGCACACGCGGCCCGGCGGGGCTGGTGGCGACCGCGAACATCTTCATGGGCCAGATCGAGGCGCCGCTGCTGGTGCGGCCGTATCTCGCGCGCATGTCGCAGTACGAGCTGCTGCTCATCATGACCGCGGGTATGGCGACGATCGCGGGCTCGGTCATGGTCATCTACTCGGCGATGCTGGGCGCGCAGATCCAGGGCGTGCTCGGGCAGTTGATCACGAAATCCATCATGTCCGTTCCCGCGGCCATCCTGTTCGCGCACGTGATGCTGCCGGAGAACAACGACAGCTCGCAGGAGCTCGAAAAACCGCCGCGCGTCTACGAAAGCTCCATGGACGCGATCACCCGCGGCACCTCCGACGGCCTCAACATCTACCTCAACATCCTCGCCATCCTCATCGTCGCCATCGCGCTGGTCGCGCTGCTGAACGGCATCATCGGCCTGCTGCCCGACGTCGCCGGCGCGCCGCTGACGATGGAGCGCCTCGCCGGCTGGGTGTTCTCGCCTATCGCCTGGCTGATGGGTATTCCGTGGGCGGAGTCGCAAACCGCCGGTTCGCTGCTCGGCATCAAGACCGTGCTCAATGAATTCATCGCCTATCTCAAGATGCAGGACCTGCAGCCCGGCGAACTATCCGAGCACAGCAAGCTGATCACGCTGTACGCGGTCTGCGGCTTCGCGAATCTCTCGAGCGTCGGCATCCAGATATCCGGCATCGGCGCGATGTGTCCGGAGCGCCGCAACGATCTCGCCAAACTCGGCTTCCGCGCGTTGATCGCGGCGACGCTGGCCTCGTGCATGTGCGGCGCGGTCGTAGGCATCGTCGCCTAA
- a CDS encoding 2-oxoglutarate and iron-dependent oxygenase domain-containing protein — protein sequence MSDAVPTLDAGSAETAQFAQDIAAAYAEYGFVIIENHGIDKALIERCLECFRRFFALPVEEKLRYRIPNGGGARGYTAFGIETAKGAQHSDLKEFWHVGRELPPGHPFNEVMAPNIWVESIPGFRETTLALYKAFDDLGLRLLAAIARSVALPANFFDDKVDLGNSVLRIIHYPPLPPEPTPSVRAGAHEDINVITLLLGAEEPGLEVLSRRGEWLPINPPPGSLVCNVGDMLQRLTNRHLRSTTHRVTNPPRERASNARYSLPFFLHFNPDFLIKTLPQYIDAQHPDQFPTPINAHDFLQERLREIRLI from the coding sequence ATGTCTGACGCAGTACCCACACTGGACGCAGGATCCGCTGAAACGGCGCAATTCGCGCAAGACATCGCGGCGGCGTACGCGGAGTACGGCTTCGTCATCATCGAGAACCACGGCATCGACAAGGCGCTGATCGAACGCTGCCTGGAATGTTTCCGCCGCTTCTTCGCGCTGCCGGTGGAGGAAAAGCTGCGTTACCGGATTCCGAACGGCGGCGGCGCGCGTGGCTACACGGCGTTCGGCATCGAAACCGCCAAGGGCGCGCAGCACTCCGACCTCAAGGAATTCTGGCACGTGGGCCGCGAGCTGCCGCCCGGCCATCCGTTCAACGAAGTCATGGCGCCGAATATCTGGGTGGAGTCGATTCCCGGGTTCCGCGAAACCACGCTCGCGTTATACAAGGCGTTCGACGATCTCGGCCTGCGGCTGCTTGCGGCGATCGCACGTTCGGTGGCCCTGCCGGCCAACTTTTTCGACGACAAGGTCGATCTCGGCAACAGCGTGCTGCGCATCATCCACTACCCGCCGCTGCCGCCGGAGCCGACGCCCTCGGTGCGCGCCGGCGCGCACGAGGACATCAACGTGATCACGTTGTTGTTAGGTGCGGAGGAGCCCGGCCTCGAGGTGTTGTCGCGCCGGGGCGAATGGCTGCCGATCAATCCCCCGCCCGGCTCGCTGGTCTGCAACGTCGGCGACATGCTGCAGCGCCTGACCAACAGGCACCTGCGCTCGACCACCCACCGCGTGACGAATCCTCCGCGCGAGCGCGCCAGCAATGCGCGGTACTCGCTGCCGTTCTTCCTGCATTTCAACCCGGATTTCCTCATCAAGACGCTGCCGCAATACATCGACGCGCAGCACCCCGACCAGTTTCCGACCCCGATCAACGCACACGATTTCCTGCAGGAACGCCTGCGCGAAATAAGACTCATCTAA
- a CDS encoding arginine deiminase-related protein, whose product MSEQSQCAGAVLMVRPRHFGYNAETAGTNRFQAPGGSEDIAAQAVAEFDAFAAALEAEGVTVCVAQDSDQPRKPDAVFPNNWVSFHADGTVVLYPMQAENRRIERRQEVIDAVIRDTGFVESRRFDFTAHEKQGVFLEGTGSLVLDHRERVAYACLSPRTDALVAGEWARALGYELELFIARDAAGTPIYHTNVVMSVGTRFAAVALDNIDVADRARIEARLTASGRDVVPIDNAEMCAFAGNMLELGSWDEHLGDFRILVMSRTARQGLHARKFARLSAAVDTVLAVPIDVIERHGGGSVRCMLAEVFLR is encoded by the coding sequence ATGTCCGAGCAGTCTCAATGCGCTGGCGCAGTGCTGATGGTTCGACCCAGACACTTCGGCTACAACGCTGAAACTGCTGGCACGAATCGTTTTCAGGCGCCGGGCGGTTCAGAAGATATCGCGGCCCAGGCAGTGGCCGAGTTCGATGCGTTTGCTGCGGCGCTTGAAGCCGAGGGCGTGACCGTGTGCGTCGCGCAGGATTCGGATCAGCCGCGCAAGCCCGACGCCGTGTTCCCGAACAACTGGGTGAGCTTTCACGCGGATGGGACGGTGGTCCTGTACCCGATGCAGGCCGAGAACCGCCGCATAGAGCGCCGGCAGGAAGTCATCGACGCGGTGATCCGTGATACCGGGTTCGTCGAGAGTCGCAGGTTCGATTTCACCGCGCACGAGAAACAGGGCGTTTTCCTCGAGGGCACCGGCAGCCTGGTGCTCGATCATCGCGAGCGGGTGGCCTATGCCTGCCTCTCGCCGCGCACCGACGCGCTGGTTGCAGGTGAGTGGGCACGTGCGCTGGGATACGAGCTCGAACTGTTCATCGCCCGTGACGCGGCCGGCACGCCCATCTACCACACCAACGTCGTGATGAGTGTGGGCACGCGTTTTGCCGCGGTGGCGCTCGACAACATCGACGTCGCGGATCGCGCGCGCATCGAGGCGCGGCTCACGGCTTCCGGCCGCGACGTGGTGCCCATCGACAATGCCGAGATGTGCGCGTTTGCCGGCAACATGCTCGAGCTCGGCAGCTGGGACGAACATCTCGGCGACTTCCGGATCCTGGTGATGTCGCGAACCGCGCGACAGGGGCTGCACGCACGGAAGTTCGCTCGGTTGTCCGCAGCGGTGGACACCGTGCTCGCAGTGCCCATCGATGTAATCGAACGCCACGGAGGCGGAAGCGTTCGATGTATGCTCGCGGAAGTTTTTCTGCGTTGA
- the plsY gene encoding glycerol-3-phosphate 1-O-acyltransferase PlsY: MDILLKVLVAYLLGSVVGSLVVGRVWGGVDIRTLGSGNAGSTNALRTQGPAFAIWVIVIDVAKGWIAAGLLPALVLPGVVPSADALAAWLPAACGFAAIIGHVFPVWHGFRGGKGVATLVGAYAGIELFLLVPLFGSWLAVVLVSGFVGLASIAASVALPVYLLMRDGAHLTPALSFSLACAALVIYTHRGNVRRMQQGTEPRARKLWLFGRGQA, encoded by the coding sequence ATGGATATCCTGCTCAAAGTACTCGTCGCCTATCTTCTCGGTTCAGTCGTCGGCAGTCTCGTGGTCGGTCGCGTGTGGGGCGGCGTCGACATCCGCACGCTTGGCAGCGGCAACGCGGGCAGCACCAATGCGCTGCGCACGCAGGGCCCGGCGTTTGCGATCTGGGTCATCGTCATCGACGTCGCGAAGGGCTGGATTGCCGCAGGGCTTCTGCCTGCGCTTGTGCTGCCCGGCGTGGTTCCCTCGGCGGACGCGCTGGCTGCCTGGCTGCCGGCTGCGTGCGGATTCGCCGCCATCATCGGCCACGTGTTTCCAGTGTGGCACGGGTTCCGCGGCGGCAAGGGCGTGGCCACGCTGGTGGGGGCGTACGCGGGCATCGAGCTGTTCCTGCTGGTGCCGCTGTTCGGTAGCTGGCTCGCGGTGGTTCTGGTCTCGGGCTTCGTGGGGCTGGCGTCGATCGCCGCCTCCGTCGCGCTCCCGGTCTATCTACTGATGCGTGACGGCGCGCACCTGACGCCGGCCTTGAGTTTTTCGCTGGCCTGCGCCGCGCTCGTCATCTACACGCACCGCGGCAACGTCCGTCGCATGCAGCAGGGCACGGAGCCGCGCGCCCGCAAGCTGTGGCTGTTCGGGCGGGGTCAGGCGTGA
- a CDS encoding biotin--[acetyl-CoA-carboxylase] ligase gives MSGSAGEGPLQQRVFQRLDDRSFQSGEALAADLSVTRAAVWKAVEQLRELGVALDASTNKGYRLGSGVSALSARRIEALLPADVRARIETLLIEWTIESTNTRLLEAFPPAANSAAVVLAEHQTGGRGRRGRGWIAPPGGAICLSLGWQYADMPADLSALSLVVGLCVVNALRELGIEDVRLKWPNDLVTPRGKLGGILIEMRAEAGGPVHVVVGIGLNVLLDEAARAAVQATGNVADDLRAHHSPVPDRNTIVAALLARLVPALDGFPRHGLAPHLANWHECDALFDREVRIENAGEISRGMARGIDAHGALLVETPAGVQRFISGEVTVRVDR, from the coding sequence GTGAGCGGGTCGGCGGGCGAAGGGCCGCTGCAACAGCGGGTATTCCAGCGCCTCGACGACCGTTCATTCCAGTCCGGTGAAGCGTTGGCCGCGGATCTGTCGGTGACGCGCGCCGCCGTGTGGAAGGCCGTCGAGCAATTGCGCGAACTCGGTGTCGCGCTGGATGCTTCCACTAACAAAGGTTATCGGCTTGGGTCCGGTGTCAGCGCGTTGTCTGCGCGGCGGATCGAGGCGCTGCTGCCCGCGGACGTACGCGCGCGTATCGAAACGTTGCTGATTGAATGGACGATCGAGTCCACCAACACCCGGTTGCTCGAGGCATTTCCGCCGGCGGCGAACAGCGCCGCCGTCGTGCTGGCGGAACACCAGACCGGTGGCCGCGGCCGGCGCGGACGCGGCTGGATCGCGCCGCCGGGCGGGGCGATCTGCCTGTCGCTGGGCTGGCAATACGCCGACATGCCGGCGGATCTGTCGGCGCTCAGTCTCGTCGTGGGGCTGTGCGTCGTGAATGCGCTGCGAGAGCTGGGTATCGAAGACGTGCGGCTCAAGTGGCCTAACGACCTCGTCACGCCACGCGGCAAACTCGGCGGCATTCTCATCGAGATGCGCGCGGAGGCCGGCGGGCCGGTGCACGTCGTGGTCGGCATCGGATTGAATGTGTTGCTCGACGAAGCCGCGCGCGCAGCGGTGCAGGCCACCGGCAATGTCGCGGATGACCTGCGCGCCCATCATTCGCCGGTGCCGGATCGCAATACCATCGTCGCTGCGCTGTTGGCGCGGCTGGTGCCGGCGCTCGACGGTTTTCCGCGCCACGGCCTCGCGCCGCATCTCGCGAACTGGCATGAATGCGACGCGCTGTTCGATCGTGAAGTGCGCATCGAGAATGCCGGCGAGATTTCACGCGGCATGGCGCGCGGCATCGACGCGCACGGTGCCTTGCTGGTGGAAACACCGGCCGGCGTGCAGCGATTCATATCTGGTGAGGTGACCGTGCGAGTAGATCGATGA
- a CDS encoding type III pantothenate kinase: MSTLLVDIGNTRVKWAVLRGSKMSGMQAALHRGEPAALRALVRGSRGISHVVAVCVAGTHLERALTAALKQRFGFAPQFIRSTREALGVLSGYRETWRLGADRWVGAVGAFHLLGGRAVVVANVGTALTIDAVNAKGKHLGGAIVPGPSAMIDSLLAGTHGIRKRAGGKASARSLFAADTASALSAGATYAAAAFIDRAVREAGAVMGARPVLILTGGAAPALHTYIKSKARMAPDLVLRGLAVFALAAGQD, translated from the coding sequence ATGAGCACGTTGCTGGTGGATATCGGCAACACGCGCGTGAAGTGGGCCGTGCTGCGCGGCTCGAAGATGAGCGGCATGCAGGCCGCGCTGCACCGGGGCGAGCCGGCGGCGTTGCGCGCACTGGTGCGCGGTTCGCGCGGCATCAGCCATGTCGTTGCGGTCTGCGTGGCGGGCACACATCTCGAACGTGCGTTGACTGCCGCCTTGAAGCAGCGCTTCGGATTCGCTCCGCAGTTCATCCGTTCGACGCGCGAGGCGCTCGGCGTCCTGAGTGGTTATCGCGAGACCTGGCGGCTCGGCGCCGATCGATGGGTGGGCGCCGTCGGCGCGTTTCACCTGCTGGGCGGGCGCGCCGTCGTGGTCGCCAACGTCGGCACCGCGCTCACGATCGATGCCGTGAACGCCAAGGGTAAACATCTGGGCGGCGCCATCGTGCCCGGGCCGTCGGCCATGATCGATAGCCTGCTGGCAGGTACCCATGGCATCCGCAAGCGGGCGGGCGGGAAAGCGTCCGCGCGTTCGCTGTTCGCCGCGGACACCGCGAGCGCACTCAGTGCCGGCGCGACGTACGCGGCCGCGGCTTTCATCGATCGCGCGGTGCGCGAGGCGGGCGCGGTGATGGGCGCGCGCCCGGTGCTCATCCTGACCGGCGGGGCGGCGCCCGCTCTGCACACCTATATAAAGAGTAAGGCGCGGATGGCGCCGGACCTGGTTTTGCGCGGTCTTGCGGTATTTGCGCTGGCCGCGGGCCAGGATTAG